A single Phycisphaerae bacterium DNA region contains:
- a CDS encoding metallophosphoesterase — protein sequence MSAPLKILHLADTHIGAELPTRPRRPGPRRGDDFINAYLRVLQIARDENVDLVIHAGDVYDTPRPSSSAVLAAVMPLRRLADDGIPVLIVPGNHERSLLPASPFLSHPNITIAGGPMTRAYSFRGVRVAVSAWPCIRREASVRFGAALAETGWRDIDADFRILAVHQSFDSAVCGPANHRFSKKNPDVISREAVPFEFDYLAAGHVHRHQFLRPATRLTPRIVYAGSPDRITFAEKDEPKGCVLIEEVSCKLHHRFIEHAVRPMSVWPIAVEGLSRERLISRIEELIAGLPEGAVADIRVAGVADRQLLRGIKVRERAAMLRPDVLPYFSVRGIDFPDQSPEQGISPISTTSPPAVSAFDVIDPAPAHRYVATAGNLATLPQARGVYAIYDREGRLLYVGKATNLRARVQTHMRDSAATNYFSGWTRQAARIETVLVSSDEAALDLETSLIRRHRPPFNWFGT from the coding sequence ATGTCCGCACCGTTGAAAATCCTGCATCTTGCCGATACGCACATCGGCGCCGAGCTTCCGACCCGGCCACGAAGGCCCGGACCGCGGCGCGGTGACGATTTCATCAATGCCTATCTGCGCGTCCTTCAGATCGCACGCGATGAAAACGTCGATCTGGTCATTCACGCGGGCGATGTATATGACACGCCTCGGCCATCCAGTTCCGCGGTGCTGGCCGCGGTGATGCCGCTCCGTCGACTGGCGGACGACGGGATTCCCGTTCTGATCGTGCCGGGAAATCACGAGCGCAGCCTGCTTCCTGCGTCGCCCTTTCTCTCGCATCCGAATATCACGATTGCAGGCGGGCCGATGACGCGTGCTTACTCATTTCGCGGCGTCCGCGTCGCCGTCTCCGCCTGGCCGTGCATCCGTCGCGAAGCGAGCGTCCGATTCGGAGCGGCGCTGGCTGAGACGGGCTGGCGCGACATCGATGCCGACTTCCGAATCCTTGCGGTACACCAGTCCTTCGATTCGGCGGTTTGCGGTCCGGCGAACCATCGATTTTCAAAGAAGAATCCCGATGTGATTTCGCGCGAGGCCGTGCCGTTCGAATTCGACTATCTTGCGGCGGGCCATGTTCATCGCCATCAGTTTTTGCGGCCGGCGACCCGTCTGACGCCGCGCATCGTCTATGCCGGCTCTCCCGACCGGATCACGTTCGCGGAGAAAGATGAGCCAAAAGGCTGTGTGCTGATTGAAGAGGTGTCATGTAAGTTGCACCATCGATTTATCGAACACGCCGTTCGGCCGATGTCGGTCTGGCCGATCGCTGTTGAGGGATTGTCGCGGGAGCGACTGATTTCCCGGATCGAGGAGTTGATTGCCGGTCTGCCGGAGGGAGCAGTGGCAGACATTCGAGTCGCCGGCGTCGCGGATCGGCAACTGCTGCGAGGTATTAAAGTGCGCGAGCGGGCCGCCATGCTCAGGCCGGATGTGCTTCCATATTTCAGCGTTCGCGGCATCGATTTTCCCGATCAGTCGCCGGAGCAGGGGATTTCGCCGATTTCGACGACTTCGCCGCCGGCGGTTTCCGCGTTTGATGTGATTGATCCGGCTCCGGCGCATCGCTATGTCGCAACGGCGGGCAATCTTGCGACGCTGCCGCAGGCGCGCGGTGTGTATGCCATCTACGATCGGGAGGGGCGGCTGCTCTACGTCGGGAAAGCGACGAACCTCCGCGCGCGTGTGCAAACTCACATGCGGGATTCAGCGGCGACGAACTATTTCAGCGGGTGGACGCGACAGGCCGCACGAATTGAGACGGTTCTTGTGTCGTCGGACGAGGCGGCGCTCGACCTGGAGACGAGCCTCATCCGGCGGCATCGGCCGCCGTTCAACTGGTTTGGAACATGA
- a CDS encoding prolipoprotein diacylglyceryl transferase, whose protein sequence is MFPTMFKIPMPDWLPAFFHSFGDVKSYGVMMMIAFLSGIWLACRRAFRSQADPDVVLNLGFLSLIFGVAGARAMFVIHYWQTRFANTPNPLAAIFDIRAGGLEFWGGPIAVIPVCIIYLRYFAKTSVRWYLDITVPSLAWGLAITRIGCFLNGCCWGAVCVDEHDPAHARAIVPWAVKFPYGSPAMRQQFEFGQLTLPKELIYYPLGQMAYHLPREFIDEAVKDDGRTRGELERGRDQALSELRIAESNHADQRIQIEMRNLHREASERLRNFYSLNPIGVVERQCIQYGLTVPQLAELAAHYRSQPVHPTQLYAVVNAFLLSWLLSTIFYYRKRHGVVLGWFLLIYSVSRIFEEAVRQDNPLDIGGITISQAVSIVTFATGLAWMFLMYRLPQYSPRAVKFELPPEETAPPPKAKPARK, encoded by the coding sequence ATGTTTCCCACCATGTTCAAGATTCCGATGCCGGATTGGCTACCGGCATTCTTTCATTCGTTCGGCGATGTGAAGAGTTACGGCGTCATGATGATGATCGCCTTTCTCTCGGGCATCTGGCTGGCCTGTCGCCGCGCGTTTCGCTCGCAGGCCGATCCGGACGTCGTCCTGAACCTTGGTTTCCTGTCGCTCATTTTCGGTGTCGCGGGCGCCCGGGCCATGTTCGTGATCCACTATTGGCAAACGCGCTTCGCGAACACGCCGAACCCGCTGGCAGCGATCTTTGACATTCGCGCGGGTGGATTGGAATTCTGGGGCGGCCCGATCGCCGTAATTCCGGTGTGCATCATCTACCTTCGTTACTTCGCAAAGACCTCCGTTCGCTGGTACCTCGATATCACCGTTCCATCGCTTGCATGGGGATTGGCCATTACGCGAATCGGCTGCTTTCTGAACGGATGCTGCTGGGGTGCGGTCTGCGTGGACGAGCATGACCCCGCTCATGCGCGCGCGATCGTTCCCTGGGCGGTGAAGTTTCCTTACGGCAGCCCGGCGATGCGTCAGCAATTTGAATTCGGCCAGCTCACGCTGCCCAAGGAACTGATTTACTATCCGCTCGGTCAAATGGCCTACCACCTGCCGAGGGAGTTCATCGACGAAGCCGTGAAGGATGATGGACGCACCCGCGGCGAGTTGGAGCGTGGCCGCGATCAGGCGCTTTCCGAGCTGCGCATCGCCGAATCGAACCATGCCGATCAGCGCATTCAGATCGAGATGCGAAATCTGCATCGAGAGGCCAGTGAGAGACTCCGCAACTTCTACTCTCTGAACCCCATCGGCGTCGTCGAGCGACAGTGCATTCAGTACGGCCTGACTGTTCCGCAGCTTGCCGAACTGGCTGCTCACTACCGCTCGCAGCCGGTGCATCCGACCCAACTCTATGCCGTGGTGAATGCGTTCCTGCTTTCGTGGCTTCTATCGACGATTTTCTACTATCGCAAACGGCATGGTGTCGTGCTTGGGTGGTTCCTGCTCATCTACTCAGTGTCGCGCATCTTTGAAGAGGCGGTCCGACAGGACAATCCGCTTGATATCGGAGGCATCACGATTTCGCAGGCCGTGAGCATCGTCACATTCGCGACGGGCCTTGCGTGGATGTTCCTCATGTATCGCCTGCCGCAGTACAGTCCGCGCGCGGTGAAGTTTGAATTACCGCCGGAGGAAACCGCGCCACCGCCGAAAGCGAAGCCTGCAAGGAAATGA
- the panC gene encoding pantoate--beta-alanine ligase, whose protein sequence is MSDTSLSSVPFFRTVASLRAHISNVRRAGRSIGFVPTMGALHAGHASLIEAAARAGHFVVVSIYVNPTQFGPNEDFTAYPRSIEADAAICRDSGADAIFAPNDAEMYPPGEETRVRPGPLADRMCGRFRPGHFEGVCTVVAKLFNFVQPDVAYFGQKDAQQARILGKMVDDLGFPVRLVVCPIVREPDGLAMSSRNSYLSPTERSSALCLYHALSLGRDRLAAGEKDLAAIVRLMQEEVHRVAGVRDGHVTIDYIEINDPDSLMALTAPGKRMLLAGAIRIGRTRLIDNLLVTSD, encoded by the coding sequence ATGTCCGACACATCCTTAAGTTCGGTGCCTTTTTTTAGAACGGTTGCGTCTCTGCGCGCTCACATAAGCAATGTGCGCCGCGCCGGCCGTTCCATCGGATTTGTCCCGACCATGGGCGCGCTGCACGCCGGCCACGCCAGCTTGATCGAAGCCGCCGCCCGCGCCGGCCACTTCGTGGTGGTCAGCATTTATGTAAATCCGACCCAATTCGGCCCGAACGAAGATTTTACCGCCTACCCACGGTCGATCGAAGCCGACGCCGCGATCTGCCGGGACTCCGGTGCAGATGCGATCTTCGCGCCAAACGATGCGGAGATGTACCCGCCCGGTGAAGAGACGCGCGTGCGTCCGGGGCCGCTGGCCGATCGGATGTGCGGCCGGTTTCGGCCGGGCCACTTCGAAGGCGTTTGCACCGTCGTCGCGAAGCTGTTCAACTTCGTTCAGCCGGATGTGGCGTATTTTGGGCAGAAGGACGCGCAGCAGGCCCGCATTCTCGGCAAGATGGTGGATGATCTCGGGTTTCCAGTCCGGTTGGTCGTTTGCCCGATCGTCCGCGAGCCGGATGGCCTTGCCATGTCGAGCCGTAATTCTTATTTGTCGCCGACGGAGCGCTCTTCGGCGCTTTGTCTCTACCACGCGCTTTCACTGGGGCGGGACCGCCTCGCCGCGGGCGAGAAAGACCTGGCCGCGATCGTTCGTTTGATGCAGGAAGAGGTGCATCGAGTCGCCGGCGTGCGGGACGGCCACGTGACGATCGATTACATTGAGATCAACGACCCCGATTCGCTGATGGCGCTGACTGCACCGGGCAAGCGCATGCTGCTGGCCGGGGCGATCCGGATCGGCCGGACGCGTTTGATCGATAATTTATTGGTGACGTCGGATTGA